DNA from Amycolatopsis sp. DSM 110486:
GCCGGCGCAAGGCGTCACCTGTCCGGGCACAGCCGGTCACGCCTGAGCTGTCGCGATGGGCCATCGTGGTCGTATGGACAACACCTTCGAAGGCCGCCTGCTCATCGGGGCGACCGGCTCGGCCGCGGTCGCGACACTGCCGATGTACCTCGGCGCGCTACGGACGGTCTTGCGCGGCCCGATCACCGTGGTCATGACGCATACCGCGGCGACTTTCCTGCCCGCGCACACCGTCGGCCTGTTCGCCGACCGCGTGGTGACCGGCGCGGACGCGGCGACGTGGCCGGCCGACAACCACGCCACGCTGGCCGCCGGACACGACCTCACGGTGATCCTCCCGGCCAGCGCCCACACGCTGTCCACGGTCGCGGCGGGCGCCGCGCCCAACATGCTGGCCACGACCGTGCTGGCCGCCACGCACCCCGTGGCGTTCTTCCCGGTGATGACGGCGGAGATGTGGGCCAAGGCCGCAGTGCAGCGCAACGTGACCCAGCTGCGGGAAGACGGCTACCACGTGTACGACCCGGCGTCCGGCCCGCGCTACGACGTGGCGACCGGCGCGTTCGTCGAGAGCCCGCAGCCCCCGCCGCCGCCCCGGTTCCTGGAGATCGTGCGCGAGCTGATGGGCTGAGCCTCAGGGCCGGGTCGCCCGGAAGGTCCCCGGTGTCGTGCCTTCGGCGGCGCGGAACGCCCGGTGCAGCTGGGCCGCGCCACCGAACCCGGACTGCGCGGCGATCGCGGCCAGCGGCAGGTCCGGCCGGTCACGCAGCAGCCGGCGGGCGCGGGCCACGCGCAGGCGCCGGATCAGCGCGGTGAGCGACTCCCCGTCGTCGGCCAGCGCCCGGAACATCGACCGCCGCGACAGCCCGCACCCCGCGGCTACCGCGCCGGCGTTCAGCGCCGGATCGGCCAGGTGCTGGCCGACGAACCGGTGGATCCGTTCCCGCGACAGCGACGCCGACGTCGGGGTGGTGCCGCGGGCGGCCCAGTCGAGGGCCGTTTCCAGCAGGCCGACGGCGTGCGGCAGCAGCGCGGCGGCCACCCCCGGGTCTTCGCGCTGCTGCAGGGCCAGCCCGGCGAGGAACTCGGCGACGAGCCGGCCGGGGCCGCGCCCGTCGAGCTCGACGGCCGTGACGCCGGCCGCGACCCGGGCGGGCAGCAGCGTCCGCGGCACCCGCAGGATGACCTGGGAGAACGCTCCCGCGAACTCCAGCCGGTAGGGCCGCGTGCTGTCCAACACCGTCATCGTCCCCGGCTCCAGCGCGGCGGTCCGCCCGTCCTGCTGCGCCAGGGAACGCCCGCCCGTTTGCACGTTGACCAGCAGGTACTCCTCCGGGTCGCGCGCGATCAGCCGTTTCGTGCGCGCCACTTCCTGCGGGCCGGAGGCGACCGTCGACAGCCCGACGCCGTCGAGTGCGGCGTGCTCGAGCCGGCCCGTGAACCGCGCCTCGCCGGTCGCGCGGGCCGAGACCTGCACGAGGGCGTCGCAGATGACGTCGGACCAGTACCCGAACGCATCGGGCGCGGCGACGTCCTCTGTGGACCAGGACGAGGGCTCTTCCACCTTGCGATGGTGACACAGGTCCAGTGACTACGGGAGGACACGCCACCGGCGCGGGCTTGATCGACGGGCCGGAACGCCGAAGCCGGTGTCGATCGCAGTCGACCACGCCACGCCCTTTGGGCTAGAGTTCGGGCAACGCCTGCGCGCGATGCACCAGACCGGAGACGACCCGGTTTCTCCCGCCGCGCAGATCTTGCGACTCAGAGCCGGCAACCGCGTGCTCAGCGAGCGACTCGCCCAGACCACTGGCCCGGCGACGCCGGAACCTCCATCACGCACCCGCCTCGGCGCGACGTGGTCTTCGTCCGTGCCGACAGGCGCGCCGAGAACCGAAACCACAAGTACACCGGGCAGATCCACTCCCACCAGCAGAATCGAGCCGACAATGACATGGTCCATGCCACCGATCACCACCGGCACCGAACGCCGTTTGCTCGAGAGCATGCTCGACCGCAATCGGGCCGAGTTGGTCAGCACGGTGCGCGGCCTGTCCGAAGCCGAGGCTCGCCGCCGCTTCGTCGCGTCACTGACCACCCC
Protein-coding regions in this window:
- a CDS encoding flavoprotein; translation: MDNTFEGRLLIGATGSAAVATLPMYLGALRTVLRGPITVVMTHTAATFLPAHTVGLFADRVVTGADAATWPADNHATLAAGHDLTVILPASAHTLSTVAAGAAPNMLATTVLAATHPVAFFPVMTAEMWAKAAVQRNVTQLREDGYHVYDPASGPRYDVATGAFVESPQPPPPPRFLEIVRELMG
- a CDS encoding AraC family transcriptional regulator, producing MEEPSSWSTEDVAAPDAFGYWSDVICDALVQVSARATGEARFTGRLEHAALDGVGLSTVASGPQEVARTKRLIARDPEEYLLVNVQTGGRSLAQQDGRTAALEPGTMTVLDSTRPYRLEFAGAFSQVILRVPRTLLPARVAAGVTAVELDGRGPGRLVAEFLAGLALQQREDPGVAAALLPHAVGLLETALDWAARGTTPTSASLSRERIHRFVGQHLADPALNAGAVAAGCGLSRRSMFRALADDGESLTALIRRLRVARARRLLRDRPDLPLAAIAAQSGFGGAAQLHRAFRAAEGTTPGTFRATRP